The segment AGCGCCGGCTCGTAGGCGCGGTGCAGCCAGTAGCGCCTCTCCTTGTCCTGCGCACGACGCCGGAACTCCTCCGCCTCGCCTGCGGCCGCCGCTGCCACCGCCTCCTTCGACGGGCGCAGGAACCAGTACGCCAGCACCGGAACGATCGTCAGCGCGACCAGCAGCGACGCCGCCAACGCGATGACCACCGTGAAGGCGAAGGGCCGGAACAGTTCGCCCACCATGCCCGGCACCAGGCCCACCGGCACGAACACGATGAAGGACACCACGGTCGATGCCGTGATCGCAGAGGCCACTTCGCGCACCGCATCAAGGATCGCCTCACGCTTGGGCTTGCCGTACTCGAGGTGCCGTTTGATGTTTTCGATGACGACGATCGAATCGTCTACCACGCGCCCGATCGACAGGGTCAGCGCGGCGAGGGTGAGCATGTTGAGCGAGTAGCCGCCCACGAGCATCCCGATGAATCCGACCAGCAGCGAGAGCGGGATCGACAGCGCCGTCACCAGCGTGGAGCGGATCGAGGTCAGGAAGATGAGGATCACGACCACCGCGAACACCAGGCCAAGCAGGCCCTCCTGCGCGAGGGACTCGATCGAGCCGGTGATGAAGGGCGCCTGCGTGAAGAGGGTGGTGAAGTGGGTGTTGCTGCCGACGGAGGGCGCAAGCTCGTCGAAGACGTCGGTGACCCGGTCGGTGACCTGGACGATGTTGGCGTTCGCCGTGGGGAAGACGACGATGCCGAGCGCGGATTCGCCGTCGATCCGGCCGACCATCTGGGCGGGGGCCTGGGCGAGGCGCACCTCGGCGATGTCCGAGAGCGGGTAGACGGTTGCCGGCTGACCCGGCTGGGCCTCGCCCGCCACCACGGGGATCTGGCGCAGGGCCTCGACCGAGTCGATCTCCTGGCCCACCGTCACGTCGCGGGACTCATCTCCCTGCACGAGCGACCCCACCGGCACGGACAGCCCGTTGTCCTCGAGGGCCTGCTGGACGGCGTCGGCGGATATGCCGAGCTCGGCGATGCGGGCCTGGTCAAGCGTGATGGAAACCCGCTGCTCCGGGGCGCCAAGCAGCTGAACCGACGCAACGCCCTCCTCCTGTTCGATCGCGGGGACGACGGTGGAGCGCAGGCGCTGAGCCACCTCGAGCGGGTCACCGTCCGAGGTCACCGCCACGTAGGCGAGCGGAATGTCGGACGTTCCCCCGGAGACGACGTCGTAGGTGAGGTTGTCGGGGAAGTTCATCTTCGCTCGCGAGATCGACTGCTCCACACGGTTGGCTGCGCGGGCGATGTCCGTGCCGTAGTCGAGCTCGATAGTGACGATCGAGACGGAAGAGCGGGAGGTGGTGGAGGTGTCCGAGACCTCGGCGATCGTGGAAACCTGCTGCTCGATGGGGACGGAAACGCGGTCACGCATCTGCTCGGACGTCGCGCCCGGGGAGGTGGCCACGACGTTGATGACCGGCAGCTCCACGCGCGGGATGAGCTCCTGGCGCAGGGTGGCGAGAGCGAAGATCCCCAGCACAAAAATCACGGTCGAGACAAGGGCGACGAAAGGGCGGTTCTTCAGGGAACCTTCTGCGAGTCTAAACATTTTCCCCGGATCAGTAGGCCAACGCTACGAGCCTAGGGAAGGGTGGCGGGCGGTGCCAGCGTGTCCTCTCACAGAGAAGCGCCGCAGAGTTGCCGAGGGCGCGTTTTCGGCGGGGGACGCCGCGGCTAGGGGCTAGGGGCGCTCCGTCTCCCGCTCGAGCCGGGAGGTGGGGCCGGCGAGGATGATAAGGTCGCCCGACTCGAGGGTGTCCGCATCGCGGGCGGTGCGGAAGTTGCCCTCCCCGCGCTGGACGGCGATGATCTCCAGGCCAGTCTTCTTGGCGTTGACCTCGCCCACGGTCTTGCCCAGCAGGCGGGCGGGCGGGGTTGCCGCGGCCACGGAAAAGCCGTGGGTGAACTCGAGGTAGTCCTCCACCTCGTTGCGGATGAGGTGGGCGACCCGCTTGCCCATGTCGATCTCGGGGCGCACGATGTGGTTGACCCCGATCTGGGCGAGCAGGGTGGCGTGCGACTCCTTCGACGCCTTCGCCCACACGTCCGGCACCCCCATGGTCACCACGGCAGACGCGGCGAGCACCGAGGCCTCCACGTGTGAGCCGATGGCGATAATGACGCGGGATGCCTCGTCCACCCCGAGCTGGCGAAGCGCCTCGGGGTTGGTGGCGTCCGCGTGAACGATGTGGTCGAACTGGGTGGACAGCTCCTGGACGACATCCCTGTCGGAGTCCACGCACAGCACCTCCACGCCGCTGTTCTCCAATTCCGTGGCAAGCGCCCGGCCAAAACGGCCGAGGCCGAGGACGACGACGGCGCCATCGTCGTTGTTGCGATGAGCAAAGATGTTAGCCAATGGCAGGCCTTTCTTCGGGATACTCGTAGAGCCGGTTGGTCACCTTCCCGGCGAGGGTGGTGGCGAGGCCGAGGGGGCCCACGCGGCCGGCGAACATGAGAAAGATGAGGACGAGTTGGGCATAACGCGGCAGACTCGGCGTGATGCCCGTCGATAGGCCCACCGTACCGAAAGCGGAGGTAGTTTCAAAAAGCACCTGGTCAAGCGTGAAACCGGGCGAGAGCGCGAGGATGAGGAACGTTGCGCCCACCACGAGGCCGACGGCCGCGAACGTCACCGAAAGCGCCTGGCCGATCACGCGCCGGGAGAGGGTGCGCCCGCGCGCGGTGACGACCCGGCGTCCCCGCGCCTCCGCCCCGATCGTGGCGACGAGGACGCCAAGAGTGGTGATCTTGATGCCGCCCGCGGTGCCGCCACTGCCCGCGCCGATGAACATGAGGACGTCGGTGCCGAGCAGCGTCTGGGGGCGGGCCTGGGCGTAGTCGATCGCGTTGAAGCCGGCAGTGCGCGGGCTGACGGCGGCGAAGAAGGCGTTGAGGAGGCGACCGGGAGTGTCGAAGCCCGCCAGCACGCCGTTCCACTCGGTGAGCATGAGCGCCACGCCGCCGACGATCAGCACCACCGTGCCCATCCAGGTGAACACAGCGGTCAGCGACCAGCGCCGGCGCCGGTACTTCGGCGTGCGCAGGCGCCGGTAGGTCTCGAGCAGGACGGGAAAGCCCAGGCCGCCGACGATCAGCCCGAAGCTGAGGGGCAGGAGCACGAGGCCGTCGGCGGCGAAGCCCATGACGTTGTCCGAGTACAGGGCGAAGCCGGCGTTGTTGAAGGATGTGATCGAGTGGAAGAGGCCCTCCCACGCGGCACGCGCCCAGCTGTAGCCGTAGCCGAGGCGGAAGCGCAGGGTGAGGAAAACGAAGATGATGGCCTCGATGGCGAGCGTGAAGACGACCGTGGCGTTGACGATCCAGCGCACGTCGCCCAGGTTGCCGCGGCCCTCCGCGCCGGCACTCAGCCGCCGGCGCAACCCGAGGCGGGCGCCTAGCAGTATCGACAGCAGGCAGGCCACCGTCATGATCCCCAGGCCACCGAACTGGACGAGCATCATGATGACACCCTGGCCGAAGGGGGTCCACGCCGTCGCCGTGTCGAGGGTGATGAGGCCGGTCAGGCACACCGAGGAGGTGGCCGTGAAAAGGGCGTCAAGAATCGCCACGGGTGGCCCGGCGGAGGCCCACGGCGTGGCAAGCAGGATCGTGCCGATCACGATCAGGCTCAAGAAACTCAGTGCTACTGCGCTTGCCGGGCGCAGACGACGCAAGTGATGCACGAGGACAGCGTAAGCCCCCGCACGTCGTGACGACTAGTTCCGTGATCGGATCCTCCTTCGGCTCCCCGCGTGACCGGCCACGTCGTGCCCGGCGCAACATTTCGTTCCGCGCGGGGAGTTGATAATAATGAGGTATGGATTTCATGGAGTGGGCCCTACAGCAGACCTCCCAGCACCCCCGGCTGGCCAATTCCCTGGTCACGGCGAATGGGGACTGGCTGGATGTGCTCCTCGACGACGGGCGCACCTTCCGCTTCCGCCCCGGCGCCCTCATCCGGCGCGACGCCCCGCTTGAGCAGCGCACCGAGCTTCTCGACCGCCTCATCGGCATCGGCATCGACGGCGCCGAGGCCGCCACCGTCAGCGAGCCCGGCCGCGCCGGCGAGGACGGCGACCCCAGCCCGGACCTCTTCTCTTCCGACGATGCGGACGGCTCCTACGAGCCCTCCGGCGCCAGCCACCCGGACTACCCGACGGACTACACGGACGGCGAGGGCCCGATCGTCCCGATCGTGCGCTCTGCGGACTACTTTCTCCCAGCCACCCCGGGCGCCGACTCGATCGTCTACATCCCGCTCACGGCGTTCCTCGCCGTCGGGATCGCCCGCGACTACCCGGACACGATCCAGCCTATCTACTACGAGCAGCTAGAGGACTCCCGCGAGATCGGGGAGATCATGAGCGACGCCGTCATGGCGCTGCGTTTCATGACGAACGATACCCAGCAGTCGGTGGAGATCGGGATCACGGAAATCGCGGGCGCCGAGGTGATGACGTTCCTGCAGCCGCCGAACTACGAACTGTCCTGGTTCGCGGACCTCGACATGATCCAGCAGGTCGCCGAACGCATCAGCGAGCGCCGCCCCGACGACATCCCGCTGTTCATCCCCGCCTCGCGCACGAAGCTCTTCATCGTCTTCGCAGACGACCCGCACCTGGCCGACTTCTTCAAGCTGCTCCTCGCCCAGCGCAACTCCGAGGACGCGATCTACCCCCTGCCCCACACCGTCGCCGCGGACGGTTGGCTCGAATGGCAACCCTTCCCCGGCTCCGAGCTGGCGGAGGTGCTCGGCGCGCTGCGCAACTACTTCCGGCAGAAGATCTACACCGCCCAGGAGGACATGATGCGCCAGTGGCCGGCGTTCGGGAAGGTCAAGGCCTTCCTGCCGCGGCGGCTGGCCAGCGGCGAGCGGGTCTCCGCCGCCACGTGGGAC is part of the Trueperella abortisuis genome and harbors:
- a CDS encoding efflux RND transporter permease subunit codes for the protein MFRLAEGSLKNRPFVALVSTVIFVLGIFALATLRQELIPRVELPVINVVATSPGATSEQMRDRVSVPIEQQVSTIAEVSDTSTTSRSSVSIVTIELDYGTDIARAANRVEQSISRAKMNFPDNLTYDVVSGGTSDIPLAYVAVTSDGDPLEVAQRLRSTVVPAIEQEEGVASVQLLGAPEQRVSITLDQARIAELGISADAVQQALEDNGLSVPVGSLVQGDESRDVTVGQEIDSVEALRQIPVVAGEAQPGQPATVYPLSDIAEVRLAQAPAQMVGRIDGESALGIVVFPTANANIVQVTDRVTDVFDELAPSVGSNTHFTTLFTQAPFITGSIESLAQEGLLGLVFAVVVILIFLTSIRSTLVTALSIPLSLLVGFIGMLVGGYSLNMLTLAALTLSIGRVVDDSIVVIENIKRHLEYGKPKREAILDAVREVASAITASTVVSFIVFVPVGLVPGMVGELFRPFAFTVVIALAASLLVALTIVPVLAYWFLRPSKEAVAAAAAGEAEEFRRRAQDKERRYWLHRAYEPALRTTQKHPAITLVAAVAILAVAAALFPLLKINLLGGTNEGTVTIAQTTTPGASMEAKVAQADATEEKISAVKGVESTAATIGSSPMAMGGSGRSGDSIMYMIAVDEEADITSLTDAIVAAGDSVTGEGTTSSSAQSMLGSGTIDVNVTAPTPQALSEATERINDALSQLSEIKRAEHNASAITPAVQVNVNRDAAAAVGLTENDVVGMIAAQMVEPKIGQITIDNVDTSIYISIDDPVTTIDELRAMTILGQPLEAFATVDEVDSLPTIVTMNGQTTTTVSATPVDTDNLGHATDAVRETVDGLDLPDGTTTSMGGASQQLAESFSQLALALAAAVLLIYVVLVWIFRSLLQPALLLVAIPFAAIGSVLALLMTGTALDMSAMIGLLMLAGIVVTNAVVMVDLINQYREQGMDLASAVHDGAMRRVRPVAMTSLATIVAMIPMALGLSSSTGFISTPLAITVIGGLITSTLLTLILLPILYRLVEGVAERRRAKVE
- a CDS encoding potassium channel family protein, whose product is MANIFAHRNNDDGAVVVLGLGRFGRALATELENSGVEVLCVDSDRDVVQELSTQFDHIVHADATNPEALRQLGVDEASRVIIAIGSHVEASVLAASAVVTMGVPDVWAKASKESHATLLAQIGVNHIVRPEIDMGKRVAHLIRNEVEDYLEFTHGFSVAAATPPARLLGKTVGEVNAKKTGLEIIAVQRGEGNFRTARDADTLESGDLIILAGPTSRLERETERP
- a CDS encoding TrkH family potassium uptake protein — encoded protein: MHHLRRLRPASAVALSFLSLIVIGTILLATPWASAGPPVAILDALFTATSSVCLTGLITLDTATAWTPFGQGVIMMLVQFGGLGIMTVACLLSILLGARLGLRRRLSAGAEGRGNLGDVRWIVNATVVFTLAIEAIIFVFLTLRFRLGYGYSWARAAWEGLFHSITSFNNAGFALYSDNVMGFAADGLVLLPLSFGLIVGGLGFPVLLETYRRLRTPKYRRRRWSLTAVFTWMGTVVLIVGGVALMLTEWNGVLAGFDTPGRLLNAFFAAVSPRTAGFNAIDYAQARPQTLLGTDVLMFIGAGSGGTAGGIKITTLGVLVATIGAEARGRRVVTARGRTLSRRVIGQALSVTFAAVGLVVGATFLILALSPGFTLDQVLFETTSAFGTVGLSTGITPSLPRYAQLVLIFLMFAGRVGPLGLATTLAGKVTNRLYEYPEERPAIG